One segment of Syngnathus typhle isolate RoL2023-S1 ecotype Sweden linkage group LG9, RoL_Styp_1.0, whole genome shotgun sequence DNA contains the following:
- the LOC133159687 gene encoding uncharacterized protein LOC133159687 isoform X6, which translates to MVKQYSLVSLLYHLLALVASSPDSARHLEYVLKGQEINFLPSIPGKPDLVGWIHDGIDVVWFDLQMGKDVFPPYEDRITLNQESARLIIKDATYEDSGNYDLKLMINGQHHRLKYRIEVIDKVDQPHISCVLTSPNRVLLICSTDSKHPDLLEFKWSSDGKEHPGPNWQINVRGKHDDRLYRCEVSNPLTKETANFTAGDCFLEPFEKTKKRIRRSPCNTPDVSQDLKYVLKGQEINLKPPIPEKPDLIIWFYHDGRGVVLFDDKGELHFPSYEDRIILNHSTAELTINNATYEDSGNYTLSWNINNEECRLKYPVEVIDKVDQPHISCVLTSPNRVLLVCSTESKHPDLLEFKWSSDGKEHAGPNLQINVRGKHDDRVYRCDVSNPLTKETANFTAGDCFLEPFKKTKKRIRRSPCNTPDVSQDLKYVLKGQEINLKPPIPEKPDLIIWFYHDGRGVVLFDDKGELNFPSYEDRIILNHSTAELTINNATYEDSGNYTLSWKINNEECRLKYPVEVIDKVTKPNISCEMVNLKQAFLECLTEGKSDPLLKFNWRSQGTEQTGPILKINLSDEQHVYHCDVSNPLTNETASFLAKDCFLNNKLNSTDWIYYVIVVCLVIGFIAGYLFRTKWQCSEPFEIIRAKCFETTEVASPSAAMEMKPLVTLSTNQTRKRNLGSERLKNIPAKDFEKRETTEVASPSAPKEMIPPVRRHTM; encoded by the exons ATGGTTAAACAATATAGTTTGGTTAGTCTTTTGTACCATCTCCTCGCTTTGG TTGCCTCTTCCCCAGATTCTGCACGGCATCTGGAATATGTGCTCAAGGGCCAAGAGATAAACTTTCTGCCGTCTATCCCCGGAAAACCCGATCTAGTCGGGTGGATACATGATGGTATAGATGTGGTGTGGTTCGATCTGCAGATGGGCAAAGATGTTTTTCCTCCCTACGAGGACAGGATCACTCTGAACCAAGAATCTGCAAGACTCATCATCAAAGATGCCACATATGAAGACAGCGGAAACTATGACTTAAAGTTGATGATAAATGGCCAGCATCATCGTTTAAAGTATAGAATTGAAGTTATAG ACAAAGTAGACCAACCACACATATCGTGTGTATTGACCAGCCCAAACAGAGTGTTACTCATTTGCTCAACAGACTCCAAACATCCTGATTTATTGGAGTTTAAGTGGAGCTCAGATGGAAAGGAGCATCCAGGCCCAAACTGGCAAATAAATGTGAGGGGGAAACATGATGATCGACTTTATCGTTGTGAAGTGAGCAACCCTCTGACCAAGGAAACGGCCAATTTCACTGCTGGCGACTGCTTCCTAG AACCTTTTGAAAAGACGAAGAAAAGGATTCGAAGAAGTCCATGTAACACGCCTGACG TATCCCAGGATCTGAAATATGTACTCAAGGGTCAAGAGATAAACCTTAAGCCACCCATCCCCGAAAAACCTGATCTAATTATTTGGTTCTATCATGATGGCCGAGGTGTGGTATTATTTGACGACAAGGgtgaattacattttccttcatACGAGGACAGGATCATTCTGAATCATAGTACTGCGGAACTCACCATCAACAACGCCACATATGAAGACAGCGGAAATTATACCTTAAGCTGGAACATAAACAATGAGGAATGTCGCTTAAAGTACCCAGTTGAGGTTATAG ACAAAGTAGACCAACCACACATATCGTGTGTGTTGACCAGCCCAAACAGAGTGTTGCTCGTTTGCTCAACAGAATCCAAACATCCTGATTTATTGGAGTTTAAGTGGAGCTCAGATGGGAAGGAGCATGCAGGCCCAAACTTGCAAATAAATGTGAGGGGGAAACATGATGATCGAGTTTATCGTTGTGATGTGAGCAACCCTCTGACCAAGGAAACGGCCAATTTCACAGCTGGCGACTGCTTCCTAG AaccttttaaaaagacaaagaaaaggaTTCGAAGAAGTCCATGTAACACGCCTGACG TATCCCAGGATCTGAAATATGTACTCAAGGGTCAAGAGATAAACCTTAAACCACCCATCCCCGAAAAACCTGATCTAATTATTTGGTTCTATCATGATGGCCGAGGTGTGGTATTATTTGACGACAAGGGTGAATTAAATTTTCCCTCATACGAGGACAGGATCATTCTGAATCATAGTACTGCGGAACTCACCATCAACAACGCCACATATGAAGACAGCGGAAATTATACCTTAagctggaaaataaacaatgagGAATGTCGCTTAAAGTACCCAGTTGAGGTTATAG ACAAAGTAACCAAACCCAACATATCCTGTGAAATGGTCAACCTAAAGCAGGCATTCCTTGAGTGCTTAACAGAGGGCAAAAGTGATCCTTTGTTAAAATTTAATTGGCGCTCACAAGGAACCGAGCAAACGGGTccaattttgaaaataaatctcaGCGATGAACAACATGTTTATCACTGTGATGTGAGCAACCCCCTGACCAATGAAACGGCATCATTCCTCGCTAAGGACTGCTTCCTTA ACAACAAACTGAACTCTACAGATTGGATATATTATGTAATCGTTGTGTGCCTTGTAATCGGCTTCATTGCAGGATACCTTTTTCGCACAAAATGGCAATGTTCAG AACCTTTTGAAATTATACGagcaaaatgttttgaaactACAGAG GTCGCAAGTCCCAGTGCGGCCATGGAAATGAAACCCTTAGTGACACTCAGCACCAATCAGACAAGAAAACGAAACCTTGGCTCAG AACGTTTGAAAAATATACCAGCAAAAGATTTTGAAAAACGAGAAACTACAGAG GTCGCAAGTCCCAGTGCGCCTAAAGAAATGATACCCCCAGTGAGACGCCACACAATGTAA
- the LOC133159687 gene encoding uncharacterized protein LOC133159687 isoform X3 yields the protein MVKQYSLVSLLYHLLALVASSPDSARHLEYVLKGQEINFLPSIPGKPDLVGWIHDGIDVVWFDLQMGKDVFPPYEDRITLNQESARLIIKDATYEDSGNYDLKLMINGQHHRLKYRIEVIDKVDQPHISCVLTSPNRVLLICSTDSKHPDLLEFKWSSDGKEHPGPNWQINVRGKHDDRLYRCEVSNPLTKETANFTAGDCFLEPFEKTKKRIRRSPCNTPDVSQDLKYVLKGQEINLKPPIPEKPDLIIWFYHDGRGVVLFDDKGELHFPSYEDRIILNHSTAELTINNATYEDSGNYTLSWNINNEECRLKYPVEVIDKVDQPHISCVLTSPNRVLLVCSTESKHPDLLEFKWSSDGKEHAGPNLQINVRGKHDDRVYRCDVSNPLTKETANFTAGDCFLVSQDLKYVLKGQEINLKPPIPEKPDLIIWFYHDGRGVVLFDDKGELNFPSYEDRIILNHSTAELTINNATYEDSGNYTLSWKINNEECRLKYPVEVIDKVTKPNISCEMVNLKQAFLECLTEGKSDPLLKFNWRSQGTEQTGPILKINLSDEQHVYHCDVSNPLTNETASFLAKDCFLNAPSPDSARHLEYVLKGKEINFPPSIPGKPDLVRWMHDGRDVVTFDPQTGKEDVSPSYKDRITLEKESARLIIKNATYEDSGNYDLKFRINDKHDPLKYRIEVIDNVTKPNISCEMVNLKQAFLECLTEGKSDPLLKFKWRSQGTEQTCPILKINLSNEQYVYHCDVSNPLTNETASFLAKDCFLNNKLNSTDWIYYVIVVCLVIGFIAGYLFRTKWQCSEPFEIIRAKCFETTEVASPSAAMEMKPLVTLSTNQTRKRNLGSERLKNIPAKDFEKRETTEVASPSAPKEMIPPVRRHTM from the exons ATGGTTAAACAATATAGTTTGGTTAGTCTTTTGTACCATCTCCTCGCTTTGG TTGCCTCTTCCCCAGATTCTGCACGGCATCTGGAATATGTGCTCAAGGGCCAAGAGATAAACTTTCTGCCGTCTATCCCCGGAAAACCCGATCTAGTCGGGTGGATACATGATGGTATAGATGTGGTGTGGTTCGATCTGCAGATGGGCAAAGATGTTTTTCCTCCCTACGAGGACAGGATCACTCTGAACCAAGAATCTGCAAGACTCATCATCAAAGATGCCACATATGAAGACAGCGGAAACTATGACTTAAAGTTGATGATAAATGGCCAGCATCATCGTTTAAAGTATAGAATTGAAGTTATAG ACAAAGTAGACCAACCACACATATCGTGTGTATTGACCAGCCCAAACAGAGTGTTACTCATTTGCTCAACAGACTCCAAACATCCTGATTTATTGGAGTTTAAGTGGAGCTCAGATGGAAAGGAGCATCCAGGCCCAAACTGGCAAATAAATGTGAGGGGGAAACATGATGATCGACTTTATCGTTGTGAAGTGAGCAACCCTCTGACCAAGGAAACGGCCAATTTCACTGCTGGCGACTGCTTCCTAG AACCTTTTGAAAAGACGAAGAAAAGGATTCGAAGAAGTCCATGTAACACGCCTGACG TATCCCAGGATCTGAAATATGTACTCAAGGGTCAAGAGATAAACCTTAAGCCACCCATCCCCGAAAAACCTGATCTAATTATTTGGTTCTATCATGATGGCCGAGGTGTGGTATTATTTGACGACAAGGgtgaattacattttccttcatACGAGGACAGGATCATTCTGAATCATAGTACTGCGGAACTCACCATCAACAACGCCACATATGAAGACAGCGGAAATTATACCTTAAGCTGGAACATAAACAATGAGGAATGTCGCTTAAAGTACCCAGTTGAGGTTATAG ACAAAGTAGACCAACCACACATATCGTGTGTGTTGACCAGCCCAAACAGAGTGTTGCTCGTTTGCTCAACAGAATCCAAACATCCTGATTTATTGGAGTTTAAGTGGAGCTCAGATGGGAAGGAGCATGCAGGCCCAAACTTGCAAATAAATGTGAGGGGGAAACATGATGATCGAGTTTATCGTTGTGATGTGAGCAACCCTCTGACCAAGGAAACGGCCAATTTCACAGCTGGCGACTGCTTCCTAG TATCCCAGGATCTGAAATATGTACTCAAGGGTCAAGAGATAAACCTTAAACCACCCATCCCCGAAAAACCTGATCTAATTATTTGGTTCTATCATGATGGCCGAGGTGTGGTATTATTTGACGACAAGGGTGAATTAAATTTTCCCTCATACGAGGACAGGATCATTCTGAATCATAGTACTGCGGAACTCACCATCAACAACGCCACATATGAAGACAGCGGAAATTATACCTTAagctggaaaataaacaatgagGAATGTCGCTTAAAGTACCCAGTTGAGGTTATAG ACAAAGTAACCAAACCCAACATATCCTGTGAAATGGTCAACCTAAAGCAGGCATTCCTTGAGTGCTTAACAGAGGGCAAAAGTGATCCTTTGTTAAAATTTAATTGGCGCTCACAAGGAACCGAGCAAACGGGTccaattttgaaaataaatctcaGCGATGAACAACATGTTTATCACTGTGATGTGAGCAACCCCCTGACCAATGAAACGGCATCATTCCTCGCTAAGGACTGCTTCCTTA ATGCCCCTTCCCCAGATTCTGCACGGCATCTGGAATATGTGCTCAAGGGCAAAGAGATAAACTTTCCGCCGTCTATCCCCGGAAAACCTGATCTAGTCAGGTGGATGCATGATGGTAGAGATGTGGTGACGTTCGATCCGCAGACAGGCAAAGAAGATGTTTCTCCTTCCTACAAGGACAGGATCACTCTGGAGAAAGAATCTGCAAGGCTCATCATCAAAAATGCCACATATGAAGACAGCGGAAACTATGACTTAAAGTTCAGGATAAATGACAAGCATGATCCTTTAAAATACAGAATTGAGGTTATAG ACAATGTCACCAAACCCAACATATCCTGTGAAATGGTCAACCTAAAGCAGGCATTTCTTGAGTGCTTAACAGAGGGCAAAAGTGATCCTTTGTTAAAATTTAAGTGGCGCTCACAGGGAACCGAGCAAACGTGTccaattttgaaaataaatctcaGCAATGAACAATATGTTTATCACTGTGATGTGAGCAACCCCCTGACCAATGAAACGGCTTCATTCCTCGCTAAGGACTGCTTCCTTA ACAACAAACTGAACTCTACAGATTGGATATATTATGTAATCGTTGTGTGCCTTGTAATCGGCTTCATTGCAGGATACCTTTTTCGCACAAAATGGCAATGTTCAG AACCTTTTGAAATTATACGagcaaaatgttttgaaactACAGAG GTCGCAAGTCCCAGTGCGGCCATGGAAATGAAACCCTTAGTGACACTCAGCACCAATCAGACAAGAAAACGAAACCTTGGCTCAG AACGTTTGAAAAATATACCAGCAAAAGATTTTGAAAAACGAGAAACTACAGAG GTCGCAAGTCCCAGTGCGCCTAAAGAAATGATACCCCCAGTGAGACGCCACACAATGTAA
- the LOC133159687 gene encoding uncharacterized protein LOC133159687 isoform X1: MVKQYSLVSLLYHLLALVASSPDSARHLEYVLKGQEINFLPSIPGKPDLVGWIHDGIDVVWFDLQMGKDVFPPYEDRITLNQESARLIIKDATYEDSGNYDLKLMINGQHHRLKYRIEVIDKVDQPHISCVLTSPNRVLLICSTDSKHPDLLEFKWSSDGKEHPGPNWQINVRGKHDDRLYRCEVSNPLTKETANFTAGDCFLEPFEKTKKRIRRSPCNTPDVSQDLKYVLKGQEINLKPPIPEKPDLIIWFYHDGRGVVLFDDKGELHFPSYEDRIILNHSTAELTINNATYEDSGNYTLSWNINNEECRLKYPVEVIDKVDQPHISCVLTSPNRVLLVCSTESKHPDLLEFKWSSDGKEHAGPNLQINVRGKHDDRVYRCDVSNPLTKETANFTAGDCFLEPFKKTKKRIRRSPCNTPDVSQDLKYVLKGQEINLKPPIPEKPDLIIWFYHDGRGVVLFDDKGELNFPSYEDRIILNHSTAELTINNATYEDSGNYTLSWKINNEECRLKYPVEVIDKVTKPNISCEMVNLKQAFLECLTEGKSDPLLKFNWRSQGTEQTGPILKINLSDEQHVYHCDVSNPLTNETASFLAKDCFLNAPSPDSARHLEYVLKGKEINFPPSIPGKPDLVRWMHDGRDVVTFDPQTGKEDVSPSYKDRITLEKESARLIIKNATYEDSGNYDLKFRINDKHDPLKYRIEVIDNVTKPNISCEMVNLKQAFLECLTEGKSDPLLKFKWRSQGTEQTCPILKINLSNEQYVYHCDVSNPLTNETASFLAKDCFLNNKLNSTDWIYYVIVVCLVIGFIAGYLFRTKWQCSEPFEIIRAKCFETTEVASPSAAMEMKPLVTLSTNQTRKRNLGSERLKNIPAKDFEKRETTEVASPSAPKEMIPPVRRHTM, encoded by the exons ATGGTTAAACAATATAGTTTGGTTAGTCTTTTGTACCATCTCCTCGCTTTGG TTGCCTCTTCCCCAGATTCTGCACGGCATCTGGAATATGTGCTCAAGGGCCAAGAGATAAACTTTCTGCCGTCTATCCCCGGAAAACCCGATCTAGTCGGGTGGATACATGATGGTATAGATGTGGTGTGGTTCGATCTGCAGATGGGCAAAGATGTTTTTCCTCCCTACGAGGACAGGATCACTCTGAACCAAGAATCTGCAAGACTCATCATCAAAGATGCCACATATGAAGACAGCGGAAACTATGACTTAAAGTTGATGATAAATGGCCAGCATCATCGTTTAAAGTATAGAATTGAAGTTATAG ACAAAGTAGACCAACCACACATATCGTGTGTATTGACCAGCCCAAACAGAGTGTTACTCATTTGCTCAACAGACTCCAAACATCCTGATTTATTGGAGTTTAAGTGGAGCTCAGATGGAAAGGAGCATCCAGGCCCAAACTGGCAAATAAATGTGAGGGGGAAACATGATGATCGACTTTATCGTTGTGAAGTGAGCAACCCTCTGACCAAGGAAACGGCCAATTTCACTGCTGGCGACTGCTTCCTAG AACCTTTTGAAAAGACGAAGAAAAGGATTCGAAGAAGTCCATGTAACACGCCTGACG TATCCCAGGATCTGAAATATGTACTCAAGGGTCAAGAGATAAACCTTAAGCCACCCATCCCCGAAAAACCTGATCTAATTATTTGGTTCTATCATGATGGCCGAGGTGTGGTATTATTTGACGACAAGGgtgaattacattttccttcatACGAGGACAGGATCATTCTGAATCATAGTACTGCGGAACTCACCATCAACAACGCCACATATGAAGACAGCGGAAATTATACCTTAAGCTGGAACATAAACAATGAGGAATGTCGCTTAAAGTACCCAGTTGAGGTTATAG ACAAAGTAGACCAACCACACATATCGTGTGTGTTGACCAGCCCAAACAGAGTGTTGCTCGTTTGCTCAACAGAATCCAAACATCCTGATTTATTGGAGTTTAAGTGGAGCTCAGATGGGAAGGAGCATGCAGGCCCAAACTTGCAAATAAATGTGAGGGGGAAACATGATGATCGAGTTTATCGTTGTGATGTGAGCAACCCTCTGACCAAGGAAACGGCCAATTTCACAGCTGGCGACTGCTTCCTAG AaccttttaaaaagacaaagaaaaggaTTCGAAGAAGTCCATGTAACACGCCTGACG TATCCCAGGATCTGAAATATGTACTCAAGGGTCAAGAGATAAACCTTAAACCACCCATCCCCGAAAAACCTGATCTAATTATTTGGTTCTATCATGATGGCCGAGGTGTGGTATTATTTGACGACAAGGGTGAATTAAATTTTCCCTCATACGAGGACAGGATCATTCTGAATCATAGTACTGCGGAACTCACCATCAACAACGCCACATATGAAGACAGCGGAAATTATACCTTAagctggaaaataaacaatgagGAATGTCGCTTAAAGTACCCAGTTGAGGTTATAG ACAAAGTAACCAAACCCAACATATCCTGTGAAATGGTCAACCTAAAGCAGGCATTCCTTGAGTGCTTAACAGAGGGCAAAAGTGATCCTTTGTTAAAATTTAATTGGCGCTCACAAGGAACCGAGCAAACGGGTccaattttgaaaataaatctcaGCGATGAACAACATGTTTATCACTGTGATGTGAGCAACCCCCTGACCAATGAAACGGCATCATTCCTCGCTAAGGACTGCTTCCTTA ATGCCCCTTCCCCAGATTCTGCACGGCATCTGGAATATGTGCTCAAGGGCAAAGAGATAAACTTTCCGCCGTCTATCCCCGGAAAACCTGATCTAGTCAGGTGGATGCATGATGGTAGAGATGTGGTGACGTTCGATCCGCAGACAGGCAAAGAAGATGTTTCTCCTTCCTACAAGGACAGGATCACTCTGGAGAAAGAATCTGCAAGGCTCATCATCAAAAATGCCACATATGAAGACAGCGGAAACTATGACTTAAAGTTCAGGATAAATGACAAGCATGATCCTTTAAAATACAGAATTGAGGTTATAG ACAATGTCACCAAACCCAACATATCCTGTGAAATGGTCAACCTAAAGCAGGCATTTCTTGAGTGCTTAACAGAGGGCAAAAGTGATCCTTTGTTAAAATTTAAGTGGCGCTCACAGGGAACCGAGCAAACGTGTccaattttgaaaataaatctcaGCAATGAACAATATGTTTATCACTGTGATGTGAGCAACCCCCTGACCAATGAAACGGCTTCATTCCTCGCTAAGGACTGCTTCCTTA ACAACAAACTGAACTCTACAGATTGGATATATTATGTAATCGTTGTGTGCCTTGTAATCGGCTTCATTGCAGGATACCTTTTTCGCACAAAATGGCAATGTTCAG AACCTTTTGAAATTATACGagcaaaatgttttgaaactACAGAG GTCGCAAGTCCCAGTGCGGCCATGGAAATGAAACCCTTAGTGACACTCAGCACCAATCAGACAAGAAAACGAAACCTTGGCTCAG AACGTTTGAAAAATATACCAGCAAAAGATTTTGAAAAACGAGAAACTACAGAG GTCGCAAGTCCCAGTGCGCCTAAAGAAATGATACCCCCAGTGAGACGCCACACAATGTAA
- the LOC133159687 gene encoding uncharacterized protein LOC133159687 isoform X2, whose protein sequence is MVKQYSLVSLLYHLLALVASSPDSARHLEYVLKGQEINFLPSIPGKPDLVGWIHDGIDVVWFDLQMGKDVFPPYEDRITLNQESARLIIKDATYEDSGNYDLKLMINGQHHRLKYRIEVIDKVDQPHISCVLTSPNRVLLICSTDSKHPDLLEFKWSSDGKEHPGPNWQINVRGKHDDRLYRCEVSNPLTKETANFTAGDCFLEPFEKTKKRIRRSPCNTPDVSQDLKYVLKGQEINLKPPIPEKPDLIIWFYHDGRGVVLFDDKGELHFPSYEDRIILNHSTAELTINNATYEDSGNYTLSWNINNEECRLKYPVEVIDKVDQPHISCVLTSPNRVLLVCSTESKHPDLLEFKWSSDGKEHAGPNLQINVRGKHDDRVYRCDVSNPLTKETANFTAGDCFLEPFKKTKKRIRRSPCNTPDASQDLKYVLKGQEINFKPSIPKKRDLIIWIHDDKQNVVLFNDKGELKFPSYEDRIILNQSTAELTINNATYEDSGSYILRWKINNEDYRLNYPVEVIDKVTKPNISCEMVNLKQAFLECLTEGKSDPLLKFNWRSQGTEQTGPILKINLSDEQHVYHCDVSNPLTNETASFLAKDCFLNAPSPDSARHLEYVLKGKEINFPPSIPGKPDLVRWMHDGRDVVTFDPQTGKEDVSPSYKDRITLEKESARLIIKNATYEDSGNYDLKFRINDKHDPLKYRIEVIDNVTKPNISCEMVNLKQAFLECLTEGKSDPLLKFKWRSQGTEQTCPILKINLSNEQYVYHCDVSNPLTNETASFLAKDCFLNNKLNSTDWIYYVIVVCLVIGFIAGYLFRTKWQCSEPFEIIRAKCFETTEVASPSAAMEMKPLVTLSTNQTRKRNLGSERLKNIPAKDFEKRETTEVASPSAPKEMIPPVRRHTM, encoded by the exons ATGGTTAAACAATATAGTTTGGTTAGTCTTTTGTACCATCTCCTCGCTTTGG TTGCCTCTTCCCCAGATTCTGCACGGCATCTGGAATATGTGCTCAAGGGCCAAGAGATAAACTTTCTGCCGTCTATCCCCGGAAAACCCGATCTAGTCGGGTGGATACATGATGGTATAGATGTGGTGTGGTTCGATCTGCAGATGGGCAAAGATGTTTTTCCTCCCTACGAGGACAGGATCACTCTGAACCAAGAATCTGCAAGACTCATCATCAAAGATGCCACATATGAAGACAGCGGAAACTATGACTTAAAGTTGATGATAAATGGCCAGCATCATCGTTTAAAGTATAGAATTGAAGTTATAG ACAAAGTAGACCAACCACACATATCGTGTGTATTGACCAGCCCAAACAGAGTGTTACTCATTTGCTCAACAGACTCCAAACATCCTGATTTATTGGAGTTTAAGTGGAGCTCAGATGGAAAGGAGCATCCAGGCCCAAACTGGCAAATAAATGTGAGGGGGAAACATGATGATCGACTTTATCGTTGTGAAGTGAGCAACCCTCTGACCAAGGAAACGGCCAATTTCACTGCTGGCGACTGCTTCCTAG AACCTTTTGAAAAGACGAAGAAAAGGATTCGAAGAAGTCCATGTAACACGCCTGACG TATCCCAGGATCTGAAATATGTACTCAAGGGTCAAGAGATAAACCTTAAGCCACCCATCCCCGAAAAACCTGATCTAATTATTTGGTTCTATCATGATGGCCGAGGTGTGGTATTATTTGACGACAAGGgtgaattacattttccttcatACGAGGACAGGATCATTCTGAATCATAGTACTGCGGAACTCACCATCAACAACGCCACATATGAAGACAGCGGAAATTATACCTTAAGCTGGAACATAAACAATGAGGAATGTCGCTTAAAGTACCCAGTTGAGGTTATAG ACAAAGTAGACCAACCACACATATCGTGTGTGTTGACCAGCCCAAACAGAGTGTTGCTCGTTTGCTCAACAGAATCCAAACATCCTGATTTATTGGAGTTTAAGTGGAGCTCAGATGGGAAGGAGCATGCAGGCCCAAACTTGCAAATAAATGTGAGGGGGAAACATGATGATCGAGTTTATCGTTGTGATGTGAGCAACCCTCTGACCAAGGAAACGGCCAATTTCACAGCTGGCGACTGCTTCCTAG AaccttttaaaaagacaaagaaaaggaTTCGAAGAAGTCCATGTAACACGCCTGACG CATCCCAGGATCTGAAGTATGTACTCAAGGGTCAAGAGATAAACTTTAAGCCATCCATCCCCAAAAAACGTGATCTAATTATCTGGATTCATGACGATAAACAAAATGTGGTATTATTTAATGACAAGGGTGAATTAAAGTTTCCCTCATACGAGGACAGGATCATTCTGAATCAGAGTACTGCGGAACTCACCATCAACAACGCCACATATGAAGACAGCGGAAGTTATATCTTAAGGTGGAAAATAAACAACGAGGATTATCGCTTAAATTACCCAGTTGAGGTTATAG ACAAAGTAACCAAACCCAACATATCCTGTGAAATGGTCAACCTAAAGCAGGCATTCCTTGAGTGCTTAACAGAGGGCAAAAGTGATCCTTTGTTAAAATTTAATTGGCGCTCACAAGGAACCGAGCAAACGGGTccaattttgaaaataaatctcaGCGATGAACAACATGTTTATCACTGTGATGTGAGCAACCCCCTGACCAATGAAACGGCATCATTCCTCGCTAAGGACTGCTTCCTTA ATGCCCCTTCCCCAGATTCTGCACGGCATCTGGAATATGTGCTCAAGGGCAAAGAGATAAACTTTCCGCCGTCTATCCCCGGAAAACCTGATCTAGTCAGGTGGATGCATGATGGTAGAGATGTGGTGACGTTCGATCCGCAGACAGGCAAAGAAGATGTTTCTCCTTCCTACAAGGACAGGATCACTCTGGAGAAAGAATCTGCAAGGCTCATCATCAAAAATGCCACATATGAAGACAGCGGAAACTATGACTTAAAGTTCAGGATAAATGACAAGCATGATCCTTTAAAATACAGAATTGAGGTTATAG ACAATGTCACCAAACCCAACATATCCTGTGAAATGGTCAACCTAAAGCAGGCATTTCTTGAGTGCTTAACAGAGGGCAAAAGTGATCCTTTGTTAAAATTTAAGTGGCGCTCACAGGGAACCGAGCAAACGTGTccaattttgaaaataaatctcaGCAATGAACAATATGTTTATCACTGTGATGTGAGCAACCCCCTGACCAATGAAACGGCTTCATTCCTCGCTAAGGACTGCTTCCTTA ACAACAAACTGAACTCTACAGATTGGATATATTATGTAATCGTTGTGTGCCTTGTAATCGGCTTCATTGCAGGATACCTTTTTCGCACAAAATGGCAATGTTCAG AACCTTTTGAAATTATACGagcaaaatgttttgaaactACAGAG GTCGCAAGTCCCAGTGCGGCCATGGAAATGAAACCCTTAGTGACACTCAGCACCAATCAGACAAGAAAACGAAACCTTGGCTCAG AACGTTTGAAAAATATACCAGCAAAAGATTTTGAAAAACGAGAAACTACAGAG GTCGCAAGTCCCAGTGCGCCTAAAGAAATGATACCCCCAGTGAGACGCCACACAATGTAA